A genome region from Thermococcus onnurineus NA1 includes the following:
- a CDS encoding DUF6062 family protein — protein sequence MDIVGIYLREAMKEGCPVCRILGEYEESEINTILYEHVNDPTVRVKFKESLGLCTYHAWKTLKTAYSNPLLGPLGVAIIYEHMLSTYIKILESWEKVKEGECFLCLLVEEKEKDTVEAITEKIEELLPVYESSEAILCKRHHEMIDSILRKKNPQSAERLRKVQLEKLKKLRERMNSFINKFDYKALERPTREEVSSLPMTIEALKGLENGATLRKKERKKRTRGVLLWR from the coding sequence ATGGATATCGTGGGGATATATCTCAGGGAGGCTATGAAGGAGGGCTGCCCAGTCTGCAGGATACTCGGGGAGTACGAGGAGTCTGAAATCAATACAATCCTCTACGAGCACGTGAACGACCCCACTGTTAGGGTTAAGTTCAAGGAGAGCCTTGGTCTCTGCACCTACCACGCCTGGAAAACCCTCAAAACGGCCTACTCGAACCCACTGCTTGGCCCGCTGGGAGTGGCAATAATCTACGAGCACATGCTTTCAACTTATATCAAAATCCTCGAAAGCTGGGAGAAAGTCAAGGAAGGCGAGTGCTTCCTGTGCCTTCTCGTGGAAGAAAAGGAAAAGGACACGGTGGAGGCTATCACGGAGAAGATTGAGGAGCTCCTTCCCGTTTATGAGTCATCGGAGGCAATCCTCTGCAAAAGGCACCACGAGATGATAGACTCAATCCTCAGGAAGAAAAATCCCCAGAGCGCGGAGAGGCTCAGAAAAGTCCAGCTGGAGAAGCTGAAGAAGCTCAGGGAAAGGATGAACTCTTTCATAAACAAGTTCGACTATAAGGCACTCGAAAGGCCCACAAGAGAAGAGGTTTCATCCCTCCCAATGACTATAGAGGCACTTAAAGGGCTCGAAAACGGAGCTACCCTAAGGAAGAAGGAACGAAAAAAGCGGACAAGGGGAGTTTTGCTATGGAGATAG
- a CDS encoding TIGR04140 family protein — MRRELITAIPPDEIEIILRKSGAKIELTISEAEPFHGMPRYRVLLEGADEEIEKFMDVLRLARAGG; from the coding sequence ATGAGGAGGGAGTTAATAACCGCAATCCCCCCAGACGAAATAGAGATTATCCTGAGAAAATCTGGGGCAAAGATTGAGCTGACCATTTCAGAGGCAGAACCATTCCACGGCATGCCGAGGTACAGAGTGCTTCTGGAAGGGGCAGACGAAGAGATAGAGAAGTTCATGGATGTCCTCAGACTGGCAAGAGCTGGCGGTTAG
- a CDS encoding zinc metalloprotease has translation MEFIAFTYVGNFVDKEIITDVLFNVFDDANRFFHQNEIPVRFLYIGKLELEPGYLINLNTPEGRIRVYPLEALVEVLYSRLLQEINEKEDIKMNKIFALTTFPLVSRNPYFDFYEKFLGIHEVITGLRIMILSMKPFEVPITPDDSPHERRRKLETFKSRLLKGILHEVGHSFGLEHCNNQCVMHPPTNIEDWDGRIPGYCDECLLKLRAAL, from the coding sequence ATGGAGTTTATAGCTTTCACCTACGTCGGGAACTTCGTGGACAAAGAAATAATAACCGACGTTCTATTCAACGTTTTCGACGATGCAAACCGCTTCTTCCACCAGAATGAGATTCCCGTGAGGTTCCTCTACATAGGAAAACTTGAGCTGGAGCCGGGTTACCTGATAAACCTCAACACACCGGAGGGCAGGATAAGGGTCTATCCGCTTGAGGCCCTCGTTGAGGTTCTCTACTCCAGACTGCTCCAGGAAATCAACGAGAAAGAGGACATCAAAATGAACAAGATATTCGCCCTCACCACCTTTCCGCTCGTTTCTAGGAATCCTTACTTTGACTTCTACGAGAAGTTTCTGGGCATTCACGAGGTCATCACCGGCCTTAGGATTATGATACTGTCGATGAAGCCCTTCGAGGTTCCTATAACCCCCGATGATTCTCCCCATGAGCGCAGGAGGAAGCTTGAGACGTTCAAAAGCAGGCTCCTCAAGGGTATCCTCCACGAGGTTGGGCACAGCTTCGGCCTTGAGCACTGCAACAACCAGTGTGTCATGCATCCCCCCACCAACATAGAGGACTGGGACGGCCGGATTCCAGGCTACTGCGACGAGTGCCTCCTCAAGCTGAGGGCCGCCTTGTAA
- a CDS encoding radical SAM protein: MVMWFRRIEIREIEGAIKAMPHYFAVLRGDEVPNFFLSKRVGVKFDEDAPLEELWEIHEEAMDRLKENDLSESPEKSLLDLKAVIADKILESCELCEFKCRANRKREIGYCRVKESLVASEFLHYGEEPELIPSYTVFFSGCNFRCVFCQNWDISQFRAGVEYPPNEMAEKITVAFAQGAKNVNFVGGEPTPNLPFIIKTLRHVKVPIPVVWNSNMYMSEEAMKLLDGVVDVYLADFKWGNDECALKYSKVPRYWEVITRNFLLAKRHYKAEFLIRHLVIPGHLDCCTRQILKWIAENIGKDVRINVMFQYRPEYEAGKNPEISRTLKDEEMIEAARLVREFGFKNALVG; encoded by the coding sequence ATGGTGATGTGGTTCAGGAGGATAGAGATTAGGGAAATTGAAGGGGCCATAAAGGCAATGCCCCACTACTTCGCAGTTCTTAGGGGAGATGAAGTGCCGAACTTCTTTCTATCAAAACGGGTTGGAGTAAAGTTTGACGAAGATGCGCCATTGGAGGAGCTTTGGGAGATTCACGAAGAGGCTATGGACAGATTGAAGGAGAACGACCTCAGCGAAAGCCCAGAGAAGAGTCTCCTCGACCTCAAAGCGGTTATAGCTGATAAGATCCTCGAGAGCTGCGAGCTCTGCGAGTTCAAGTGCCGAGCGAACAGAAAAAGGGAAATCGGCTACTGCAGGGTGAAGGAGAGCCTCGTTGCAAGCGAGTTCCTCCACTACGGCGAGGAGCCGGAGCTGATTCCTTCTTACACGGTCTTCTTCAGCGGCTGCAACTTCCGGTGCGTCTTCTGCCAGAACTGGGACATCAGTCAGTTTCGGGCCGGAGTTGAATATCCACCAAATGAGATGGCGGAAAAGATAACCGTGGCCTTCGCACAGGGAGCAAAGAACGTGAACTTCGTCGGCGGCGAGCCTACTCCAAACCTTCCCTTCATCATCAAGACCCTCAGGCACGTCAAAGTCCCGATTCCAGTAGTCTGGAACTCTAACATGTACATGAGCGAAGAGGCAATGAAACTTCTCGATGGGGTTGTCGATGTTTACCTCGCCGACTTCAAGTGGGGAAACGACGAATGTGCCCTGAAGTACTCAAAGGTTCCTCGGTATTGGGAGGTTATCACCAGAAACTTCCTCCTCGCTAAAAGGCATTACAAAGCCGAGTTCCTGATACGACATCTAGTTATTCCTGGCCACCTTGACTGCTGCACGAGGCAGATATTAAAGTGGATAGCTGAGAACATCGGAAAAGATGTTAGAATAAACGTGATGTTTCAGTACAGGCCAGAATACGAAGCAGGGAAAAATCCAGAGATAAGCAGAACCCTCAAGGATGAGGAGATGATTGAAGCCGCACGGCTCGTGAGAGAATTTGGGTTCAAGAACGCACTGGTGGGCTAA
- the pyk gene encoding pyruvate kinase has product MKLPPHKTKIIATVGPASLNRKTLKAMIKAGMSVARINFAHGDSEQHAKTVELIREVSERLNRPVAILGDLPGVKIRVGEIQNDSVTLRRWQTITLTTRDVVGNEAEIPVQFKDFPRMVSKGDVIYLSDGFIALRVEEVRDTDVVCKVLVGGTLFSHKGINVPNARIAIDAVTERDLKFLGFAIEHGIDAVGISFVGSAYDVLKVRRFVEERNGKMFIIAKIERPDAVKNFDQILSAADGIMIARGDLGVEMPIEKLPVLQKKLIKKANMAGKPAITATQMLESMTQEKLPTRAEVTDVANAILDGTDAVMLSEETAVGRYPIDTVRMMAKIAKTTEAYRDSLWSARVVEWKGQMPKKGTIKDTITRSIIEALNSIDIKYILTPTRTGETARLISRFKPKQWILAFATDEKVANSLMFSYGVYPFLVEETSEREILGLIKGLGLVNENDTVLLTKGTPIGKTVGTNTIRIFTV; this is encoded by the coding sequence ATGAAGCTGCCACCACACAAGACGAAGATTATAGCAACCGTCGGACCGGCGTCGCTCAATAGGAAAACCCTCAAGGCTATGATAAAAGCAGGAATGAGCGTTGCGCGCATAAACTTTGCTCATGGAGACTCCGAGCAGCACGCCAAGACGGTTGAGCTGATAAGAGAAGTCTCAGAGAGGCTTAACAGACCCGTTGCTATCCTCGGAGATCTTCCTGGAGTGAAAATACGAGTTGGTGAGATTCAAAATGATTCCGTGACGCTGAGGCGCTGGCAAACGATAACCCTTACCACCCGTGACGTTGTGGGCAATGAGGCAGAGATACCTGTGCAGTTCAAGGACTTTCCTAGAATGGTATCCAAGGGGGATGTCATCTATCTCAGCGACGGCTTCATAGCACTTCGTGTCGAGGAGGTCCGCGATACTGACGTGGTCTGTAAAGTCCTTGTTGGGGGCACACTCTTCTCACACAAGGGTATAAACGTCCCGAACGCAAGGATAGCAATAGATGCCGTGACGGAGAGGGATCTGAAGTTCCTTGGGTTTGCCATTGAGCACGGTATCGATGCAGTCGGTATAAGTTTTGTTGGCTCGGCCTACGACGTCCTCAAGGTTAGGCGCTTCGTAGAGGAAAGGAACGGAAAGATGTTTATAATTGCTAAGATCGAGAGGCCCGATGCGGTGAAGAACTTTGACCAAATATTGAGCGCTGCCGATGGGATAATGATAGCTAGGGGCGATTTGGGAGTAGAAATGCCAATTGAGAAGCTTCCGGTGCTTCAGAAAAAGCTCATAAAAAAGGCCAACATGGCGGGCAAGCCTGCAATAACCGCCACCCAAATGCTTGAGTCGATGACCCAAGAGAAGCTCCCCACACGGGCAGAGGTTACAGACGTAGCCAACGCCATTCTCGATGGAACGGACGCAGTTATGCTCTCGGAGGAGACTGCTGTGGGCAGGTATCCCATCGATACGGTGAGGATGATGGCCAAGATAGCAAAAACCACCGAAGCCTACCGCGATTCCCTCTGGTCAGCGCGCGTTGTGGAATGGAAGGGCCAGATGCCAAAGAAAGGGACGATAAAGGACACCATAACGAGGAGCATCATAGAGGCCCTCAACTCGATAGACATCAAATACATCCTAACCCCCACAAGAACTGGTGAAACCGCCCGCTTAATATCCCGTTTCAAGCCGAAGCAGTGGATTTTAGCTTTCGCCACTGACGAGAAGGTTGCCAATAGCCTCATGTTCTCATACGGAGTCTATCCATTCCTCGTCGAGGAGACCAGCGAGCGCGAGATACTGGGTCTTATCAAAGGTCTGGGCCTAGTGAACGAAAACGACACGGTTCTGCTGACGAAGGGAACGCCGATAGGCAAAACTGTGGGGACAAACACGATACGGATATTTACCGTTTGA
- a CDS encoding peroxiredoxin, whose amino-acid sequence MSPLEVRVFSEDGKEVQLKDIVLGRWTVLYVYPKDNTPGCTTEAKEFTEILPEFEKLGFQVIGVSKDSVNSHRKFKEKHGLKIKLLSDPSAELIKALGAWGKKKRYGKEYEGVIRSTFILDPQGEIVWKKINVRAKGHAAKVLEEAKKLVKES is encoded by the coding sequence ATGAGCCCCCTTGAAGTTAGGGTTTTTAGCGAAGATGGAAAAGAAGTCCAGCTCAAGGACATCGTTCTCGGAAGGTGGACGGTTCTTTACGTCTATCCCAAAGACAACACCCCTGGATGCACCACTGAGGCAAAAGAGTTTACAGAAATCCTTCCCGAGTTCGAGAAGCTTGGCTTCCAAGTGATTGGGGTAAGCAAGGATTCAGTTAACTCTCATCGGAAGTTCAAAGAGAAGCATGGATTAAAGATAAAGCTCCTGAGCGATCCCAGCGCCGAGCTTATCAAAGCTCTAGGCGCATGGGGTAAGAAAAAACGCTACGGTAAAGAGTACGAGGGTGTCATAAGAAGCACCTTCATTCTAGATCCTCAAGGGGAGATAGTCTGGAAGAAAATTAATGTTAGAGCAAAGGGACACGCAGCAAAAGTCTTAGAAGAAGCAAAGAAACTCGTGAAAGAAAGCTGA
- a CDS encoding amino acid permease, whose amino-acid sequence MSMEHDGERIELSRGLSLMHLMMMGMGMMIGAGVFVATGIAIGFAGPGGILIAFALNGLIAFFSAMSFAELASALPTAGGAYTYIDEAFKGLVGFISGWINWFALTVAGSLYAITFATYTVFLLEGTDWFISLGLEHELIIKLLALGIAIVFIIINYLGVSETGSIENLITLGQMGTLAFIGLFSIYYIIVHPEKLAHFNDFVPNGWDKILMAMGFTYVGFEGYEVIAHAGEEAVNPKETVPKAILYSVAAVTATYLLFAFAAIVGAEPGNMPLSQWFAELGPVGMGEAIKDLMPYGGLLITLAAIFSSTSALNATIYSSTRVLFAISRDGRLPPIFSRIHRVRRVPHYALFASSLIVLTVALIFPIEDVAASADIVFLLIFLLVNAAVIKIRNERGDELDYGFLMPYFPYIPLLAIFFQAILSVWVFNVSPTAWAITLTWVGIGLVVYVTYKGAKVEPTKFERETVFEEAGEEGRYRIMVAVSNPKNAKVLIKYAERIAEEVNGELLIVSVVTVPEQTPLEEARQFADEAIAVVRKAKSYTNGRVKVEGLIYYAHSVYRGIMSAVRDKKADLLILGWEGRSRWSKYVMGSNLDKIVENAPCNVLVIKPGDTEERGEIKSILFPTRGGKHSAISAELVSILADAYGARVTVLSVNTTGKLEEKVRAQLKPVMERIENAELKIVNKSDAVNAILDECRKHDLVVMGATREGLFKRLLFGEVPERVASKCPKTVMLVKGNRGIKARINRLLGRRME is encoded by the coding sequence ATGAGTATGGAACATGATGGAGAGAGAATAGAACTATCCCGCGGTCTGTCACTGATGCACCTCATGATGATGGGAATGGGAATGATGATCGGTGCCGGTGTTTTTGTTGCCACCGGTATCGCCATCGGTTTCGCCGGTCCCGGCGGCATACTCATTGCCTTTGCTCTCAACGGTCTCATCGCTTTCTTTTCCGCCATGTCTTTCGCAGAACTCGCCTCAGCACTGCCAACGGCGGGTGGTGCTTACACTTATATAGACGAGGCTTTCAAGGGCTTGGTCGGCTTTATTTCGGGCTGGATAAACTGGTTCGCTCTGACAGTTGCGGGCAGCCTCTACGCCATAACCTTCGCGACATACACGGTTTTTCTCCTCGAGGGAACTGACTGGTTCATCAGTCTAGGCTTGGAGCACGAGCTGATAATTAAGCTCCTTGCCCTTGGGATAGCCATCGTTTTTATAATCATCAACTACCTCGGCGTCTCCGAGACTGGAAGCATCGAGAACCTCATTACTCTTGGTCAAATGGGAACGCTGGCTTTCATCGGTCTGTTCTCAATTTATTACATAATAGTGCATCCAGAAAAGCTTGCCCACTTCAACGACTTCGTCCCCAACGGATGGGATAAAATTCTTATGGCGATGGGGTTTACTTACGTGGGCTTTGAGGGCTATGAAGTAATAGCCCACGCCGGTGAAGAGGCAGTCAATCCTAAGGAGACCGTTCCAAAGGCTATACTCTATTCTGTTGCCGCCGTTACCGCAACGTACCTCCTATTTGCCTTCGCTGCGATAGTCGGCGCCGAGCCCGGGAACATGCCATTGAGCCAGTGGTTCGCTGAACTCGGACCTGTGGGAATGGGCGAGGCAATAAAGGACCTCATGCCCTATGGCGGCCTTCTCATCACGCTCGCTGCTATATTCTCCTCAACTTCTGCCCTCAACGCTACTATATACTCCTCCACAAGGGTTCTCTTTGCCATCAGCAGGGATGGCAGACTGCCCCCAATATTCTCCAGAATCCACCGGGTTAGAAGGGTGCCGCACTACGCGCTCTTTGCATCCTCACTCATAGTCCTGACCGTTGCCCTCATCTTCCCGATTGAAGATGTAGCAGCGAGTGCTGACATAGTCTTTCTCCTAATTTTCCTCCTAGTCAACGCCGCAGTAATAAAGATTAGAAACGAACGTGGAGATGAGCTAGACTACGGCTTTCTAATGCCTTATTTCCCCTACATCCCGCTGTTGGCGATATTCTTCCAGGCTATACTCTCAGTGTGGGTCTTTAATGTCAGTCCCACCGCCTGGGCCATAACGCTGACATGGGTGGGTATAGGGCTCGTCGTTTACGTCACCTATAAGGGCGCCAAAGTTGAGCCAACTAAGTTCGAGAGGGAGACAGTCTTTGAGGAAGCTGGTGAGGAAGGAAGGTACAGGATAATGGTGGCTGTGTCGAATCCGAAGAACGCAAAGGTTCTGATCAAATACGCCGAGAGAATAGCGGAAGAAGTCAACGGGGAGCTGCTCATTGTCAGCGTCGTGACGGTTCCGGAGCAGACACCGCTCGAGGAGGCAAGACAGTTCGCGGACGAGGCTATAGCAGTCGTGAGGAAGGCAAAGTCTTACACTAATGGGAGAGTGAAGGTAGAGGGCCTGATATACTACGCTCACAGCGTTTACAGAGGGATAATGAGTGCAGTGAGGGACAAGAAGGCTGACCTTCTCATCCTCGGCTGGGAAGGGCGCTCGAGGTGGAGTAAGTACGTCATGGGAAGCAACCTCGACAAGATAGTTGAGAACGCTCCGTGTAACGTGTTGGTCATCAAGCCGGGCGACACCGAGGAACGCGGAGAAATTAAGAGCATTCTCTTTCCGACGAGGGGAGGAAAGCATAGCGCCATCAGTGCGGAGCTCGTCTCGATCCTCGCCGATGCGTACGGTGCAAGAGTTACTGTGCTCAGCGTCAACACCACCGGCAAGCTGGAAGAGAAGGTAAGGGCACAGTTGAAGCCGGTAATGGAGAGGATCGAAAACGCGGAGCTGAAGATAGTGAACAAAAGCGACGCGGTAAATGCGATACTTGATGAGTGCAGGAAGCACGACCTCGTGGTCATGGGGGCAACGAGGGAGGGCCTCTTCAAGAGGCTACTCTTTGGGGAAGTACCTGAAAGGGTAGCGAGCAAATGCCCGAAGACGGTTATGCTTGTGAAGGGCAACAGAGGCATAAAGGCGAGAATAAACCGCTTGCTCGGGAGGAGGATGGAGTAA
- a CDS encoding DUF190 domain-containing protein translates to MVEVEHWNTLCLRIYIGESDRWEGKPLYKAIVEKLLEMGIAGATVYRGIYGFGKKSRIHSTDVMRLSTDLPIIIEVVDRGYKIEKAIHEIKPMIKDGMITVEPTIVVWVGTREEVKRFEDDAVREL, encoded by the coding sequence ATGGTTGAGGTCGAGCACTGGAACACGCTTTGTCTCAGAATCTACATAGGTGAGAGCGACCGCTGGGAGGGGAAACCGCTCTACAAGGCCATAGTGGAGAAGCTCCTCGAGATGGGAATAGCAGGAGCAACCGTTTACCGCGGTATTTACGGATTCGGGAAGAAGAGCAGAATTCACTCCACAGATGTAATGAGGCTTTCTACTGATTTGCCCATCATTATCGAGGTCGTGGACAGGGGATACAAGATTGAAAAGGCCATCCACGAGATTAAGCCCATGATAAAGGACGGCATGATAACTGTCGAGCCTACGATAGTTGTATGGGTTGGCACAAGAGAGGAAGTGAAGAGGTTTGAGGACGATGCCGTGAGGGAGCTCTGA
- a CDS encoding prenyltransferase/squalene oxidase repeat-containing protein, translating to MGSKLSEIGRFINADALISYVEERRHEDGGYCFVSVLDETNINDTYYAVKIYNLLGLEIPEREKTVEFLYTSAQMQTAVVAVAMAIEALSLLGARDLAREKLDLLFSKYNPLEGKFAVGLGGSEEFGTATPLEATYWATRALAAVGYRMDGETRERIRKFVMGFRKGDGFGVKGATTTMTYQALFTLKGLGYAVPDTTHFYRCEVYGGFTEVPYSLPPYLEPTFYAIRGLSLLGKRARYIRDHIRFIRALQNPNGGFRRSLEMGISNFQNTYRAVKALDELLKWY from the coding sequence ATGGGCTCGAAGCTGAGTGAGATTGGCAGGTTTATTAACGCTGATGCGCTCATCAGCTACGTTGAGGAGAGGCGCCACGAGGACGGCGGCTACTGCTTCGTGAGCGTTTTGGACGAGACCAACATTAACGACACGTACTACGCGGTAAAGATTTACAACCTGCTCGGGCTCGAAATTCCCGAGAGGGAGAAGACCGTGGAGTTCCTTTACACTTCCGCCCAGATGCAGACCGCGGTGGTGGCCGTTGCAATGGCCATCGAGGCACTGTCATTACTGGGGGCGAGAGATCTGGCAAGGGAAAAGCTGGACCTGCTCTTCTCCAAATACAACCCGCTAGAAGGGAAGTTCGCCGTTGGCCTCGGCGGAAGTGAGGAGTTCGGAACGGCTACTCCCCTGGAGGCAACCTACTGGGCCACGAGGGCGCTGGCGGCCGTGGGTTACCGTATGGACGGCGAGACCAGGGAAAGGATACGCAAGTTTGTGATGGGGTTCCGCAAGGGAGACGGCTTCGGGGTGAAGGGGGCCACCACGACCATGACCTACCAGGCCCTCTTCACCCTCAAGGGCCTTGGCTATGCCGTCCCAGACACCACCCACTTCTACAGATGCGAGGTCTACGGCGGCTTTACCGAGGTGCCCTACTCGCTGCCCCCCTATCTAGAACCGACGTTCTATGCCATAAGAGGTCTCAGTCTGCTCGGCAAGAGGGCGCGCTACATAAGAGACCACATCAGGTTCATCAGAGCACTGCAGAACCCCAACGGAGGCTTCAGGCGCTCGCTGGAGATGGGCATATCGAACTTCCAGAACACGTACAGAGCCGTGAAAGCCCTCGACGAACTCCTGAAGTGGTACTGA
- the crcB gene encoding fluoride efflux transporter CrcB, whose translation MNGRIAVAIALGGALGALARFYISGILPVYKDFPVGTLLVNSIASFILGYIYGLLFWGIDVPADWRAFFGTGFCGALSTFSTFSYETFSLLREREYFLAALNISANVIITVSLVFIGFILARR comes from the coding sequence ATGAACGGCAGGATAGCGGTTGCGATAGCACTCGGCGGTGCGCTCGGAGCATTGGCACGCTTTTACATCTCGGGAATACTGCCTGTTTATAAGGACTTTCCTGTTGGAACCCTGCTCGTCAACAGCATAGCCAGCTTCATCCTTGGCTACATCTACGGTCTCCTTTTCTGGGGAATCGATGTTCCGGCAGACTGGAGGGCTTTCTTCGGAACAGGATTCTGTGGTGCCTTGAGCACATTCTCGACGTTCTCCTACGAGACCTTTTCGCTCTTACGTGAAAGGGAGTATTTCCTCGCCGCCCTAAACATCTCGGCAAACGTTATAATCACGGTAAGCCTAGTTTTCATCGGATTCATTCTCGCAAGGAGGTGA
- the coaBC gene encoding bifunctional phosphopantothenoylcysteine decarboxylase/phosphopantothenate--cysteine ligase CoaBC: protein MLHHVKLIYATKSRKLVGKKIVLAIPGSIAAVECVKLARELIRHGAEVHAVMSESATKIVHPYAMEFATGNPVVTEITGFIEHVELAGDHENKADLVLVCPATANTISKIACGIDDTPVTTVVTTAFAHTPIMIAPAMHSTMYEHPIVAENIEKLKRLGIEFIGPRFEEGKAKVATTEEIVYRVIKKLHQKDLKGKRVLVTAGATREYIDPIRYITNASSGKMGVAMAEEADFRGAEVTLIRTKGSVPSFVENQIEVETVEEMLQAIENELKSKKYDIVVLTAAVSDFRVKNRAGVKIKSGKELVLELEPTPKIIDRVKELQPDVFLVGFKAETGLGEEELISAARKQMERAKSDLVVANTLQAFSSEENEVLLVTKEDVKRLPRMGKRELAERLWDEILQRIL from the coding sequence ATGCTACACCACGTTAAGTTAATTTACGCAACCAAAAGTAGGAAGCTCGTTGGTAAAAAGATCGTTTTGGCAATTCCGGGCAGTATAGCCGCCGTCGAGTGCGTCAAGCTCGCGAGGGAGCTGATAAGACATGGAGCTGAGGTTCACGCGGTCATGAGCGAGAGCGCCACGAAGATAGTCCACCCCTACGCCATGGAGTTCGCCACGGGGAACCCGGTTGTTACGGAAATCACAGGCTTCATCGAACACGTTGAGCTGGCAGGAGACCACGAGAACAAGGCAGACCTGGTTTTAGTCTGTCCAGCGACGGCAAACACCATATCGAAGATAGCCTGTGGCATAGATGATACACCGGTTACGACGGTCGTAACGACTGCCTTTGCCCACACGCCGATAATGATAGCACCCGCCATGCACTCCACGATGTACGAGCACCCGATAGTCGCTGAAAACATAGAAAAGCTCAAGAGACTTGGAATAGAGTTCATCGGCCCGCGCTTCGAGGAGGGCAAGGCGAAAGTGGCAACGACGGAGGAAATAGTATACCGCGTCATCAAGAAACTCCACCAGAAAGATCTGAAAGGAAAGCGCGTTCTGGTAACTGCAGGGGCAACGAGGGAGTACATAGACCCGATACGCTACATAACCAACGCGAGCTCCGGAAAAATGGGTGTGGCAATGGCCGAAGAGGCAGACTTCAGAGGCGCGGAGGTTACGCTGATAAGAACCAAAGGCAGTGTTCCAAGTTTCGTCGAGAACCAGATCGAAGTCGAGACCGTCGAGGAGATGCTCCAGGCGATAGAAAATGAGCTGAAGAGCAAGAAGTACGACATTGTTGTTCTGACCGCGGCTGTAAGCGACTTTAGGGTTAAGAACAGGGCTGGCGTCAAAATAAAGAGTGGCAAAGAGCTCGTTCTGGAGCTTGAGCCGACGCCTAAGATAATCGACCGCGTTAAGGAGCTTCAGCCGGATGTTTTCCTCGTGGGCTTCAAGGCAGAGACTGGTCTGGGTGAGGAAGAGTTGATAAGTGCGGCCAGAAAGCAGATGGAGAGGGCAAAGAGCGACCTCGTTGTTGCCAACACCCTCCAGGCCTTCAGCAGCGAAGAGAACGAGGTGCTTCTCGTAACAAAAGAAGATGTCAAAAGGTTGCCAAGGATGGGCAAGCGCGAGCTGGCGGAGAGGCTCTGGGACGAGATCCTTCAGAGGATTCTTTAA
- a CDS encoding mechanosensitive ion channel family protein, which translates to MPYIGITPFQITAAAVTLVVGYIVTKILVGLFKNSLRKTKLPLLVVEFLARFFSAILYVSVILVAVGVLGVSIGPVILGLSAVIGLILGFGLQDTLMNLAAGLWIAALGPIDIGEVVSISGQTGKVNSIGLMATELLTPDNTIIMIPNRLVWGAIIINHTRMPTRRVGIDIGVAYGTNLDRAIQLAMELMKSHPKVLNEPEPSVVITALADSSINLQLRAWTKTEDYWEVKGDLTRGIYELYTKEGIEIPFPQVDVHIREMSG; encoded by the coding sequence CTGCCATACATTGGGATAACGCCATTCCAGATCACAGCGGCAGCGGTCACCTTAGTGGTCGGCTACATCGTGACCAAGATCCTAGTGGGACTCTTCAAGAACAGCCTCAGAAAAACCAAGCTCCCGCTGCTCGTTGTTGAGTTTCTGGCGAGGTTTTTCAGCGCCATTCTGTATGTTTCAGTAATTCTCGTAGCCGTGGGAGTTCTGGGGGTGTCTATCGGACCGGTTATCCTCGGTCTCTCGGCGGTGATAGGCCTGATTCTGGGCTTTGGCTTACAGGATACGCTGATGAATCTTGCAGCCGGCCTCTGGATTGCGGCCCTCGGACCGATAGACATCGGCGAGGTCGTGAGCATATCGGGCCAGACCGGAAAGGTTAACAGCATAGGACTTATGGCCACTGAGCTACTGACCCCAGACAACACCATAATAATGATCCCAAACAGGCTCGTTTGGGGAGCCATAATAATCAACCACACCCGTATGCCCACGAGAAGGGTCGGAATTGATATCGGTGTCGCCTATGGAACCAACCTTGATAGGGCTATACAGCTCGCAATGGAGCTCATGAAGAGTCATCCCAAGGTTCTCAATGAGCCAGAGCCAAGCGTCGTCATAACTGCTCTGGCAGATTCATCCATAAACCTACAGCTCAGGGCCTGGACCAAGACCGAGGACTACTGGGAAGTGAAGGGAGACTTGACCAGGGGCATCTATGAACTCTACACCAAAGAGGGCATCGAAATACCGTTTCCGCAAGTGGATGTCCATATCCGGGAGATGTCAGGATAA